CGCTGTACTCCTTGATCCCCTTGTCGTCGGCGGCGACCAGGTCGAACCGCTCCAGCAGTTCGTCGGCCCGTTCCGCCGCGCGCCTGCGCCCCAGGTGGAACAGCCGGCCGAACATGCGCAGGTTCTGCCGTCCGGTCAGGACCTCGTCGACCGCGGCGTGCTGCCCCGCCAGGCCGATCCGGCGGCGCACCTGGCGGGGGCGCGCGGCGACGTCGATGCCCGCGACCTCCGCGCGTCCGCCGTCCGGCCGGATGAGCGTGGTCAGGATGCGCACCGCCGTGGTCTTTCCCGCCCCGTTCGGGCCCAGCAGGCCGTGGACGGTGCCCGCCGGGACCGTGAGGTCGAAGCCGTCGAGCGCGTGTTCGTCCCCGTATCGCTTGCGGATCCCCTCGCAGCGGATCGCGTTCTCCGACATCTCGTCTCCCGGTTTGCGTATTGGGTACGCTAATTAACGTACATCATACGCAAAGTGGTTCGGAGCGCAACGGGGTCGCGCGTGCGGCACGGGCGACCGGGAGGTATAACGTCGGATCCGCACCACCGCACATGGGAAGAGCAGGACGAACGATGACGACCGAGCACGGCGACCGGCGCGACCCCCAGCGGAGCCTGAAGCTGCTGTGGGACGACCGCGACCGGCCGGCCCGCGGGCGCCCGCCCGTGCTCACCCTCGACGCGATCGTCACCGCCGCCGTGGCGACCGCCGACGAGCTCGCGCGCACCGAAGGGCTCGAGGGGCTCACCATGCGCTCCATCGCGACCCGCCTCGGCGTCGGCACGATGTCGCTCTACCGCTACGTCCCGGGCAAGGGCGAGCTGCTCGACCTCATGCTCGACCGCGTCATCGGCGAGTACGAGCCCGAGGAGGACGGCGGCGGCCTCGGCTGGCGCGACGTCCTCGCGCGCGAGGCCCACCGCCAGTGGCGCATGTGCATGGACCACTCGTGGTACCCGTTCGTGGACCAGAGCCGCCCGATCCTCGGGCCCAACTCGCTGCACGGCCTCGACCGCGTCCTCGGCCTGCTCCAGCCCCTCGGGGTCGACGACCGGACGCTGATGATGATGGTCGGCGTGCAGAGCGACTACGTCGAGGGCGTGGCGCGCAGCTACATCAACGAGCGCCGCGCCGTGGAACGGACCGGCCTCAGCGGCGAGGAGTTCTGGGAGGCGCAGGCGCCCACCCTCGAGAAGGCGATGCTCAGCGGCCGGTTCCCGACCATGGCGGCGCTCGACGAGAGCACCTTCGACTGGTCCTACGAGCAGCTGTTCGAGTTCGGCCTGAACCGCCTGCACGACGGCTTCGCGTCCCACCTCGGCGACCGCGCCGGCTGACGGGCCCGGCCACGGCCTCCCCGGCTCAGCCGGGGACCCGCGCGAACCTCGCCCGGTACGCCGACGGGGTGAGGCCGGTGTGGCGGCGCATCTGGGCGCGCAGGTTCGCGGACGTGCCGAGGCCGCTCGCCCGCGCGACCGCGTCCAGGCCCGGCCCGCCGCGTTCGATGAGGCGGCAGGCGAGGGCGACGCGTTCGGCGGTGAGCCAGGCGAGCGGGGTGGTGCCGAGCTCGGCCCGGAACCGGCGGTGCAGGGTGGCCGGGCTGACGGCCGCGCGCGCCGCCAGGCCGGCGACGGTCAGCGGCCCGCCGAGACGTTCCCGCGCCCAGGCCAGGACGGGCGCGAGCGAGGCGTCCGGGACGTCGGGCACGGCCCGTTCGACGAACTGGCGCTGGCCGCCGTCGCGGTGCCCGGCGAACACCAGCCGGCGGCTCACCGCGTTCGCGATCTCGGCGCCGTGGTCGCGGCGGACCAGGTGCAGGCACAGGTCGAGGGCGGCGGCGCTGCCCGCGGACGTCAGCACGTCGCCGTCGTCCACGAACAGGACGTCCGGTTCGAGCCGCACGTCCGGGAAGCGTTCCCGGAACAGCCCGGCCCACCGCCAGTGGGTGGTCGCCCGGCGGCCGTCGAGGACTCCCGCGGCGGCGAGCGCGAACGCGCCGGTGCACAGGCCGACGAGCCGCGCGCCGCGCGCCGCGGCACGCCGGACGGCCGCCGACACGGCCGGTGCGGGCTCGTTCTCGGGGTCGGGCCGGTTGGGGACGATCACGGTGTCCGCACGCTCGACGGCGTCCAGGTCCGGGATGCCGGACATCGTGAAGAACGCCTCGTGCATGACCGCGCGGCCGCCGGGAGCGCAGAGCGTGAAGTCGTACCACGGCCGGTCCAGCTCCGGACGGCGCAGGCCGAACAGCTCGGTGACCACGCCCAGCTCGAACGGATTCGACCCGGCGTCGACGATCATCGCCACGCGATGCGAGGATCCTTGCGGCATACGCCATTTCTAGCACTCACGCGCGCCCCCGGCCGGACGGCAGGGTGATCGCATGAACGAACACCCCATCGAACTGCACGACGCCCTGCGCACCTTCGACGACCTGTGGAGTCCCCGCATCGTCACGCGCGTGAACGACCACGACGTCCGCATCGCGAAGGTGCACGGCGACCACGTCTGGCACGCGCACGACGACACCGACGAATTCTTCCTCGTCCTCGACGGCGAACTCGCGATCGCCCTGCGCGAGGCGGGCACCGAACGCACGGTCGTCCTGCCGAAGGGCGCGGTGTTCGTCGTCCCCCGCGGCGTCGAGCACCGTCCGTCCGCACCCGGCGGAGCCTCGATCCTGATGTTCGAGCCGTCCGGCACCCTCAGCGTCGGCGACCGCCACGACGACCTGCCCGCGCACGTCGACGCCACCACGGGCCACGCCCTCCCCGCCCGCACGCCCTGACCGGCGGCGCGCCCGGCACCGGGCCCGGGTCCTTGGACCGGCGGGCTCCGCGTGCGACGCTGCGACCGTGGTGTTCCTGGACGTCCTCGCGTCGGCGGCGCTCGCGGGGTGGGTGTATCTCGCCGCAGGTCACGGCGGGTTCTGGCGGACCGGGCCGGAACCCGCGGCCGGTCCGGAGCCGCGTGCCTGGCCGGACGTGGTGGCGGTCGTGCCCGCCCGCGACGAGGCGTCCGTCCTGCCGGAGACCCTGCCCACCCTCCTCGCGCAGGAGTACCCCGGACGGTTCGAGGTCGTGCTGGTCGACGACGGGAGCACCGACGGGACGGCGGACACGGCGCGGCGGCTCGCGGACGGCACCGCGGCGCGCCTTCGCGTGGTCTCGGCCGCCGAGCGTCCGGACGGCTGGGCGGG
The nucleotide sequence above comes from Actinomadura algeriensis. Encoded proteins:
- a CDS encoding TetR/AcrR family transcriptional regulator translates to MTTEHGDRRDPQRSLKLLWDDRDRPARGRPPVLTLDAIVTAAVATADELARTEGLEGLTMRSIATRLGVGTMSLYRYVPGKGELLDLMLDRVIGEYEPEEDGGGLGWRDVLAREAHRQWRMCMDHSWYPFVDQSRPILGPNSLHGLDRVLGLLQPLGVDDRTLMMMVGVQSDYVEGVARSYINERRAVERTGLSGEEFWEAQAPTLEKAMLSGRFPTMAALDESTFDWSYEQLFEFGLNRLHDGFASHLGDRAG
- a CDS encoding GlxA family transcriptional regulator, whose translation is MAMIVDAGSNPFELGVVTELFGLRRPELDRPWYDFTLCAPGGRAVMHEAFFTMSGIPDLDAVERADTVIVPNRPDPENEPAPAVSAAVRRAAARGARLVGLCTGAFALAAAGVLDGRRATTHWRWAGLFRERFPDVRLEPDVLFVDDGDVLTSAGSAAALDLCLHLVRRDHGAEIANAVSRRLVFAGHRDGGQRQFVERAVPDVPDASLAPVLAWARERLGGPLTVAGLAARAAVSPATLHRRFRAELGTTPLAWLTAERVALACRLIERGGPGLDAVARASGLGTSANLRAQMRRHTGLTPSAYRARFARVPG
- a CDS encoding cupin domain-containing protein; the protein is MNEHPIELHDALRTFDDLWSPRIVTRVNDHDVRIAKVHGDHVWHAHDDTDEFFLVLDGELAIALREAGTERTVVLPKGAVFVVPRGVEHRPSAPGGASILMFEPSGTLSVGDRHDDLPAHVDATTGHALPARTP